AGGAGATCCTGGTCCGGAAGGCCTTCGGTGCCGCGGGAGACCGGATGTTGGTGGAGGAGCACCTATCGGGCGAGGAGGCCTCGCTCATGGTCTTTTCGGACGGAGCGGACTTCGCGCTCATGCCGCCGGCGCGGGATTTCAAGCGGGTGGGCGACGGCGACACGGGGCCCAACACGGGCGGGATGGGCGCCTTCTGTCCGGCGGGGTCGATGGACAAGGGCCTGTTGGACCGGTCCGTGCGGGAGGTCGTCGCGCCCGCGCTGGAGGCCATGCGCCGCGAGGGTACGCCATTCCGGGGCGTGCTCTACGCGGGCCTCATGCTGACCCCGTCCGGCCCCATGGTCCTCGAATTCAACTGCCGCCTCGGCGATCCGGAGACCCAGGTGATCCTGCCCCGGCTCGACACGGACTTCGCGGAGGTCCTCTGGGCTTGCGCCACGGGCACCCTGAGCCGGGTGCCGCTCGTCTGGAGACCCGAGGCGGCCGTCACCGTTGTTCTTTGCTCCGAGGGCTACCCGGGGTCCTACCCCAAGGGGCGCCCCATCCGCGGGATCGAGGAAGCGGAAGCGATGGAGGGCGTCACGGTGTTTCACGCCGGGACCCGACGCGAGGACGGACGGCTTCTCACCTCGGGAGGCCGGGTCCTGAACGTGACGGCCCTCGGCGCCACCGTGGCCGCCGCCCGGGAGCGCGCCTACGCCGCCGCGGCCCGGATCGAATTCCAGGGAATGCACTTCAGAAAGGACATCGCGGGCTCCGTTTAAGGCCCTTCACCTTCTCCCGCCGCCGCGATCCGGCTGGCGTTGAACCATGGAAAGCGAGGACACCCATGAGCGACTTCCCCCGTCTGCCCGGTCTGAAGACCGAGCTGCCCGGCCCCAAAGCGAAGGAGATCATCGCTCGGGACGACCGGTACGTATCCACA
The genomic region above belongs to Acidobacteriota bacterium and contains:
- the purD gene encoding phosphoribosylamine--glycine ligase; translated protein: MRVLLVGGGGREHAMAWALSRSPRVEHLVWAPGNGGAEGKIPTAGVSAEDVAGLVTLAAKERVDLVAVGPEVPLALGLADALAREGIACFGPSAEAARLESSKVFAKEFCVRNRIPTGDFRVFGDGEAAREYLESYSGPFPLVLKADGLAAGKGVLICASREEALAGSEEILVRKAFGAAGDRMLVEEHLSGEEASLMVFSDGADFALMPPARDFKRVGDGDTGPNTGGMGAFCPAGSMDKGLLDRSVREVVAPALEAMRREGTPFRGVLYAGLMLTPSGPMVLEFNCRLGDPETQVILPRLDTDFAEVLWACATGTLSRVPLVWRPEAAVTVVLCSEGYPGSYPKGRPIRGIEEAEAMEGVTVFHAGTRREDGRLLTSGGRVLNVTALGATVAAARERAYAAAARIEFQGMHFRKDIAGSV